DNA from Sphingomonas psychrotolerans:
GTCAATGAAGGCTTCCGCCAGGCGCTGCTCGCCGCCAATCGCGCCAAAACCACGGGCGCGCGGCTCAAGGCACTGGTCAAGGTCCGGCCGGGAATGCTGTTCAAACCCGAACTGCCACGCAACGCCGAGCCGCGCACCGGGCTGTCGATGGGCGAGCATTGCGAGCTGATGGCCAAACGCTGGGGGATTTCGCGCGCCGATCAGGACGCGCTGGCGGTGCGCAGCCACCATAATATGGCGGCCGCCTATGATCGCGGCGACTTCGACAATCTGATCGTGCCTTGGCGCGGGCTGGCGCGCGACAACAATCTCCGCTCCGACAGCAGCATCGACAAGCTCGCCAGGCTCAAGCCGGTGTTCGATCGCGAGCAAGGCACGCTCACCGCGGGCAATTCGACCCCGCTGACCGACGGTGCGGCGGTGGTGCTCCTCGCTAGCGAGGAATGGGCGCAGGCGCGGGGCCTGCCGATCCTCGCCTATCTGCGCGCGGGCGAAGCCGCGGCGGTCGATTTCGTGAGCGGTGCCGAAGGGCTGTTGATGGCGCCGGCTTATGCCGTGCCGCGGATGCTCGACAAGCTCGGCATCAGGCTCCAGGATTTCGATTTTTACGAGCTGCACGAGGCGTTCGCAGCGCAGGTATTGTGCACGCTGGCGGCATGGGAGGACCCGGAATTCGCGCGCGAGCGGCTGGGCCGCGATACGCCGCCGGGGTCGATCGATCGCGTGAAGCTCAACGTCAACGGCAGTTCGCTTGCGGCGGGCCATCCGTTCGCGGCGACCGGCGGGCGGATTCTCGCCAATCTGGCGCAGATGATCGACAAAAACGGCGGCGGGCGCGGGCTGATCTCGATCTGTGCGGCGGGAGGGCAGGGCGTGGTCGCGGTGGTCGAGAAATGAGTTCCGTGCCGGTCCCGCAGGACGACGCGGATCGGCTTTGGGCCGAGCGCTTCTGGACGCGCTTCTACCGTCCCGGCGTTCCCGCAACCATCGACGCCGAGCTCGATTCGGCGGGGACGATGGCCGACCTCTTCGAACGCGACGCGCTGCGCTATGCTGAACGCGTCGGGTTCGTCAGCCTCGGCAGCGGGCGGACCTATGGCGCGATGCTGGACGACGCCAAGGCCTTCGCGGCATGGCTGCAGAGCATGGGCGTACAAAAGGGCGACCGCGTCGCGCTGATGATGCCCAATTGCCTGCAGTATCCGGCGGCGTTGTTCGGCACGTTGTTCGCCGGCGCGGTGGTGGTCAACGTCAACCCGCTCTACACCGCGCCCGAGCTGGCGCACCAATTGCGCGACAGCGGCGCGGTGGTGCTGGTGGTGATGGACATGTTCGCCGCGACCTTCGCGTCGGTCCGCGAACAGACCGCGGTGCGCCAAGTCGTGGTGGCGTCGATGGGCGACATGCTCGGCACGCTCAAGGGGCCGGCGATCGGGCTCATGCTGCGCTTCGCCGGGCAGAAGCCGGCGCCGTGGCCGAAAGGCGGCATGCACCGGTGGAAGCAGGTGATGCGCCGCGCGCGCCGGCTGACGTTCTGCCGCCCCGAGGTCGCGCAGGGCGACCTCGCCTTCCTGCAATATACCGGGGGGACTTCGGGCGTGGCCAAGGGCGCGATGCTCACGCATCGCAACGTCGTCGCCAATGTGCTGCAGGGCCGCGCCTGGGTGCTCAGCCAGATCCATGACGATGAGGTGCTGACCAACGTCACACTGCTGCCGCTCTACCATATCTTCTCGCTGACCGCGAACCTGCTGATGTTCATGGGGTGGGCGGACGCAACATCCTGATCGCTAATCCGCGGGATACGAAGCGGGTGAGCTGGATCCTCAAGAAGGAGCGATTCACCGGGATGGCCGGGGTGAACACCTTGTTCGCCAGCCTGCTCGACGATCCCGATTTCCGTACTCGCGATTTCTCGGCGCTGCGGCTCACTATCGCCGGGGGCATGGCGACGCATGCCGAAGTCGCGGCGCGGTGGGAAGCGGTCACCGGCAAGCCGCTGGTCGAGGGCTATGGCCTCACCGAATGCGCGCCGGTGGTGTGCATCCGCCCTGTCGATTTCTCGGCGTCGGGGGTGATGGGCTATACCGGCACCGTCGGCCTGCCGGTGCCCTCGACCCAAGTGCGGATGCGCCGCGCCGACGGCAGCTGGGCGGGGCTGGACGAGCCTGGCGAGCTGTGCGTGCGCGGGCCGCAAGTGATGCAGGGCTATTGGGGGCATCCCGAGGAGAGCGCTGTGGCATTGTCCGACGACGGTTGGTTCGCCACGGGCGATGTCGGGGTGATGGGGGAGGATGGCGAAGTGCGGCTGATCGATCGGATCAAGGACATGATCCTCGTCTCGGGCTTCAACGTCTATCCCGCCGAGGTGGAGGCAGTGATCGCCACCCACCCGGACGTGGCCGAGGTGGCGGTGATCGGCATTCCCGATCCGGTGAAAGGCGAGCGGATCAAGGCAGTCGTGTATCCGCGCGGGGCGGGGCTTTCGAGCGAAGCGGTGCGCGCGCACTGCCGGGCGCAGCTGACCGGGTATAAGGTGCCCTCGATCGTCGAGCTTCGCGACACGCCGCTGCCCAAGAGCAATGTCGGCAAGATCCTGCGGCGGGAGCTGCGCTGATGGCCCCGCGCGAGACCGATGTGATCGTGGTGGGCGCCGGGCTTGCGGGGCTGGTCGCGGCGAGCGAGGCGGTGGCGCGCGGCGCCTCGGTGGTCGTGGTCGAGCAGGAGCCCGAGCAGAGCCTTGGCGGACAGGCTTTCTGGTCGCTCGGCGGGCTGTTCCTCGTCGATTCGCCCGAGCAGCGCCGGCTGGGCATCCGCGACAGCCATGACCTCGCGTGGCAGGACTGGCTGGGTACCGCGGGGTTCGATCGGCCCGAGGACAAATGGCCGCTGCGCTGGGCCGAGGCCTATGTGCGCTTCGCGGCGGTCGAGAAGCGCGCCTGGCTGCGCGGGCTCGGGATATCCTTCGTGCCGGTGGTCGGCTGGGCCGAACGCGGCGACGGGCGCGCCGAGGGGCATGGCAATTCGGTGCCGCGCTTCCACATCGCCTGGGGGGCGGGGCCGGGCGTCGTCAAACCCTTTGCCGAGCTGGCGCGTGCGGCGGAGCGCGATGGCAAGCTGCGTTTCCTGTGGCGGCACCGGGTCGATGCGCTGGAGACGGAAGGCGGCCGGGTCACCGGCATTTCGGGCACCCGGCTTGCTGCCGATGATGTCCAGCGTGGCGCTGCGAGTTCGCGCGACGCGGTCGGCGATTTCCGGCTGAGCGCGCGTTCGGTGATCGTCGCCTCGGGCGGGATCGGCGGCGACCTCGACTTGGTCCGGCGCAATTGGCCCGCGCGGATGGGCACGCCGCCGGCCTTCATGGTGCGCGGTGTGCCGGCGCATGTCGACGGGCGGATGATCGGCATCGCGCAGGCGGCGGGGGCGCAACTGATCCATCCGGATCGGATGTGGCATTATGTCGAGGGGCTGCGGAACTGGCGGCCGATCTGGAAGGATCACGGCATCCGCATCCTGCCCGGCCCCTCGTCGATGTGGTTCGACTCGCGCGGCGATCGGCTGCCGCCGCCGTTCCTGCCGGGCTATGACACGCTGGGAACGCTGCGCTACCTGCTCGAAGGCGGCAATCCATACAGCTGGTTCGTGCTCAACCAGTCGATCATCCGCAAGGAATTCGCGCTGTCGGGTTCCGAGCAGAACCCCGATCTGACCAGCCGCAGCCTGCGCCGGACATTGCGCCGCGTGACCAGCCGGAGCCGCGCGCCGGAGCCCGTCGAGGCGTTCAAGACGCATGGCGAGGACTTTGTCGTCGCGAACGATATCGCCACGTTGGTCGCCGGCATGAACCGGGTCGGGGAGGGGACGTCGCTCGATCCGCGGAAGATCGAGGATTCGATCGTGATGCGCGATCGCGAACTCGGCAATCGCTTTTCGAAGGACTTCCAGCTGATGGGGATCCGCAACGCCCGATTTGGCCTTGCCGAGCGGCTGATGCGCACCGCGCCGCCGCGGCCGATCCTCGATCCCGCCAACGGGCCGCTGATCGCGGTGCGGCTCAACATTCTGACGCGGAAAACGCTGGGCGGGCTCGAGACAGATCTCGATGCGCGCGTGCTCGGTGCCGATGGCGAACCGATTGCGGGGCTGTTCGCCGTGGGCGAGGCGGCGGGGTTCGGCGGCGGCGGGATGCACGGCTATCGCTCGCTCGAGGGGACCTTCCTCGGTGGCTGCCTGTTCAGCGGGCGCGCCGCGGGGAGGGCGATGGTCCAGAGCTGAATAGTCTCGACTTGATCTGATCGACGTGATGCAGATACATCATGTATATGCATCATGATTCGGTCAAGAGTCCCTGCGTCTGCACGGCATTGCGCAAGGCCGCGCGCGCCGTATCGCGCGTTTATGACGAGGCGCTTGCGGATTGCGGGATGAGCACAGCGCAGTTCGCCATCCTGCGGCATGTCGGGCGCGGCGAGCCGCTCGCGCTCAGCCGGCTCGCCGAGCAACTCGCGATGGACCGGACCTCGCTGTATCGCGCGCTGGCGCCGCTTGAAGCAAAGGGTTGGGTTGGCATTGCTCCTGGACCCGGCAAATCACGGCTGGCTTCGCTGACGGCAGCGGGGCGTGCAGCGATGGAGGGTGCCGAAGATAGCTGGCAGCGCGTCCAGACGCAGATCACCGGCACGATGGGCGAAGCGCAACGGGCGGCACTAGAGTCCGCGCTTCGCACGATCACGAGCCTCGCCCGGCAGGAGAGTCATTGACATGACTGCGATCCTTGCCCGGATGCCACTGCGCGCGCGGGGCTATGCCAGCATCGTCGCCGCGGTCACCTTCATCGCCCTGCTCGTCTCGGCTGGGTTGCGCTCGGCACCGGGCGTGATGATGCTGCCGCTCGAGATGCATTTCGGCTGGGACCGGGCGACGATTTCGGCCGCAGCGGCGATCGGCATCCTGCTCTACGGCTTGGTCGGACCCTTTGCAGCCGCTTTGATGCTGTCGATCGGGATCAAGCGGACGATGCTCGCCGGGCTCGTCCTGATGTCGGTGTCGACCTTCGCCAGCCTGTGGATGTCCGAGCCGTGGCAATATGTGTTGAGCTGGGGTGTGTTCTCGGGCGTCGGCAGCGGCGCCGTCGCGTCGGTTCTCGGCGCGGCCGTGGTCAATCGCTGGTTCGCGACGCGGCAGGGGCTGGTGATGGGCATGTTGACTGCGAGCACCGCGACCGGTGCGCTCGTCTTCCTGCCGTTGCTGGCATGGCTGGCCGAAGGCGGCGCGTGGCGCCCCGTGGCGCTTGCCGTGGCGATCGCGAGCGCTTGCGTGATCCCGCTCGTTTTGTGGTTCGTGCCCGAGCGGCCGCAGGATCTTGGCGTGCGCCGGTTCGGCGAAACCGGAGAAGTCGCGCCGCCGCCGCTCAAACAGGCCGCGACGCCGGCGCTGGCGTTCACTGCATTGTTCCGCGCCAGCCGCTCGCCGATGTTCTGGCTGCTCTTCGGCACTTTCTTCGTCTGCGGGCTGACCACCAACGGGCTGATCGGCACCCATCTGATCGCCTTTTGCGGCGATCATGGCATCGCCCCGGTACAGGCGGCGGGCCTGCTCTCGCTCATGGGGCTGTTCGATCTGATCGGCACCACTGCTTCCGGCTGGCTGACCGACCGCTACGATCCCCGCAAGCTGCTGTTCGTCTATTACGGGCTGCGCGGACTCTCGCTGCTGGCGCTGCCTTTCCTCGACTTCAGCGCGTCCAGCCTGCTCGTGTTCGCGATGTTTTACGGGCTGGACTGGATCGCGACCGTACCGCCCACGGTCAAGCTCGCCAATGTGAACTTCGGCGAGCGCGATGCGCCGATCGTGTTCGGCTGGATCATGGTGGGGCATCAGCTCGGCGCAGCCACTGCGGCGTTCGGCGCGGGTGCGATCAGAGCCTGGGCGGGGACCTACACGCCGGCCTTTCTGATCGCGGGAGCGTTTGGATTGGTTGCGGCAGTCGCGATCCTCGCCGCACGCATCCGCACGCCGCAATCGGCGCTGGTCTAGGCTCACAACGCGTCGCCACCCTCGGGCAGGCCTGAATGCGTGGACTATGGTCCGCGCATTTTGTCGCATTTCGTCACCATCCACCGAAAATCGCATTGATCAGACTTTTCATTTAATCATATGATGGAACGTCATTGCGAAAAATGAGATTCGGAAGGCCGATTGCGGTCCCGAATGATAAAGAGGGAGACGAGGATGGCTGGGTTCAGGATTGCGCGTGCGGCGTTGGTGTGCGGCGCTTCTCCATTGGCGGTGTTGCTCGCGGCCGGCACCGCGTTGGCGCAAACCGCACAGCCAGAGCCACCCGCCGAGGCACCCGCGACGGAAGAACCAGCGCAGGAGAACGAGATCGTTGTCACCGGCTTTCGCGCGAGCCTGGGCAGCGCGCTCAACGCCAAGCGCGCGGAAACTTCGGCGATCGACGTGATCAAGGCCGAAGACATCGCCGACTTCCCCGACAACAATCTGGCCGAATCGCTCCAGCGCGTTCCCGGCGTCTCGATCAACCGCGTCGGCGGGGAAGGGCGCGCGATCACCGTCCGCGGCCTTTCGGGAAGCTTCACGCGCGTCCGCATCAACGGAATGGAGGCGCAGGCGATTTCCGGCGCGACGACGTCCGATCGCGGCACCAACACCGGGCGCGGGTTCGACTTCAACGTCTTCGCGTCCGAGCTGTTCAACAATCTGGTCGTCCGCAAGACGGCCGACGCCGAGACGATCGAGGGCTCGCTGGGTGCGACGGTGGATCTGAACGTCGCCCGGCCGTTCGATTACAAGGACTTCACCTTGGCGCTCGGCGCACAGGCGGGATACAACACGCTCGCCAAAAACATCGATCCAAAATTCAGCGGTCTGATCTCCAACACCTGGGAGACCGGCATCGGCCGGATCGGTATACTCGCCTCCGCCGCCTATAGCCGTCGCGATTATTACGAGGACCAGTTCGGCTCGGGCGGCTGGAATCCTGCCACGGTGGATGGCGGATTCTGCTCGCCCGTGGGCACGGCGCCGGTTTCACCCGCACTCAACCCGGGGCAGGGCACGACGGCCACCGATTGCGCAACCGGCGTGCCGCGTCCCGGCCCGACCGACACCAATTACGCGCTGGTGAACCGCTCCACGGTCTTTCTGCCGCGGCTGCCGCGTTATGGCCGATTCCATCACGATCAGAAGCGTCTCGGCGTCACCGGATCGGTGCAGTGGGAACCCGCACCCGGCATCGAGATCGGCGGCGACCTGCTTTATTCCGATTATAAAGTGTTCCGCGAGGAGAATTGGCTCGAGGGCTTTTCGTTCGCCCGGGCGATCGCTTCACCGAATTTCGGCAAGCCGCAGACGGCGATCCGCGAAGCCATTCTCCGCGAAGCGGGTACCAGCCACACCCAGGGCGCCAATTTCGGCCAGACGGTCTACGACATCGACTATGGCGTGTTCGACGGCGTCGATGTGCGGTCGGACACCCAATATGATCGCTTCCGCAGCCGCTTCACCCAATATTCGCTCTACGGCAAGTTCGACGTCACCGATCGGCTCAAGCTGAACTTTCTCGCCGGCAAGGCGAGCACCAATTACGACCAGACCCAGCAGACCACCTTCCTGTTCGGCCGCAACAACACGCGGCAAACCATCGATTTCCGCGAAGACCGTAACCAGCCGACGATCGGCTTCGGTTTCGATGTCACTGACCCCAACCAGTACACGCTGGCACCCGGCAGCGCCGAGATCCGCGCAGCGCCTTCCTTCATCGACAACGTCAACAAGATGATCGAGGGCAACTTCGCGTGGAAGGCGACCGAGGGGTTCGCGCTGAAGGGCGGAGTGCATGTCGACCGGTTCGATTTCAGCATCCTGCCGTATCAGCGCGCCAACAATTTCCTTGTACCGACTGTGAGCCCGTCCGACCTCGCCGGCATGACGCATCTGGTTGAGGGCTTCGGCGAGGGCATGCGCGAAGGCGTGTTCCCAAGCTCATGGGTCGCGATCAACTATCAGGATTTTGCCAAGCGTTACGGGCTGGACAATTACACCGGCGACTTCGCGCTCATCCAGAATCTCGGCGGCACGCGCAGGGTGCGCGAGGACGTCGTCTCGGCCTTCGGTCAGGTGGATTTCGACCTGTCGGCCGCCGGTGCTCCGATCCGTGGCAATGTCGGCATGCGCTATGCCCGCACTTCGCTCGATTCGACCGGTTATGCCGCGTCGATCTCGCAGTTCGTGACCGTACACCACGCCTATGAAGACTGGTTGCCGTCGCTCAATCTGGTGGCCGATCTCACGCCCAGGCTGCTGATCCGCGGCGCGGTCGCCAAGGTCATGACGCGACCCGAGCTCGGTTTCCTCAGCCCCGGCGCGAACGTCGTGATCAGCGGCACGCCCAGCGTCAACAGCGGCAATCCGTTACTCGAGCCGATCCGCGCTACCACCTACGATGCGGCGATCGAATGGTATTTCGCGCCCAATTCGCTGCTCTCTGCGGCGTATTTCCGCAAAGACATCCAGTCCTATATCCAGAACCAGGCGCTGCAGATGACCTTCAACCAGACCGGGCTGCCGGCGAGCCTGCTCGGCACCAACAGCGGCCTTGATCCCAATGTCTCGGTGTTCACGGTCAACCAGGCGCGGAATACGCCGGGCGGCCCGCTCGAAGGCTTCGAGATCAACTATCAGCACGCCTTCACTTTCCTGCCCGGCTTCCTCAGGAATTTCGGCGTGCTGGCGAACTACACCCACGTGAAATCGACGATCACCTATTTCCTCGCGGCGAGCTCGAGCAACACCACCGAGCGCGATCTGCTGGGGCTTTCGCGCGACGCGTTCAATGGCACGCTCTATTATGAGGACAGCAAGCTGAGTGCGCGTATCTCGGGCTCGTATCGTGGGCCGTACATCATCGCGCTGCCGGCCAACAATCCACTCCAGGACCTGGAAGGCGTCGACAAGTCGCTCATCTTCGATCTGTCGGTGTCGTATCAGCTCACCGACAAGATCAAGCTGAGCTTCGAGGGGCTGAACCTGTTCGACCGGCGCTATCGCCAATATATCGACTCGGATCGCGACAGCACGTTCGTCTACAGTCACACCGGCGCGCAATTCTATCTCGGCGCGCAGTTCCGGTTCTGAGTTCCGTCGAGGGAGGCGTCATGATGAAGTGTCTGCTCGCTGCGAGCGCCTCTGCGCTCGTCCTGCTGCTGTCCGGGGCGCCCGCGACCGCGCAGAGTGCGCCCGCCGCGAAGCAACTCGAGATCGTCCAGCGCATCGTGGCGCAGCCCGGCCGGCCGCCGGCGGAAAAGGAGCGCTCGGCCTATCTGCTAGCTTATTTCAAGGACGAGACCCACTCGCTTCACTTCGCCGTCTCGGCGGATGGCTACAGCTTCACCGACGTCAATAGCGGCGAGCCGGTACTGCGCGGCCGCGATATCGCCGAGCAAAAAGGCGTGCGTGATCCGCACATCGCACGCGGACCCGACGGCGCCTTCTATCTCGCGATGACCGATCTCCACATCTTTGCGAAGCGCGAAGGGCTGCGCAGCACCGAATGGCAGCGCGACGGCGATATCCACGGCTGGGGGAACAACCGCGCGCTCATCTTCATGAAGTCGTGGGACCTGGTGCATTGGACGCACAGCAGCGTCAGGGTCGATCGACTGTTTCCGTCGACAGCGCAGATCGGCTCGGCCTGGGCGCCGCAGACCATCTACGACCCCGAAAAGCGCAAGATGATGGTCTCCTATTCGACCCGCAACGGCAAGGAGACCGACCATATGGTCTATTCCTATGCCGATGCCGGGTTCACTACGCTCACTGCTCCGCCGCGGGACCTGTTCCGCTACCCGATTCCGGGCAAGGCCACGATCGACGGCGACATCACCAAAGTCGGCGACAAATATCACCTCTTCTACGTGGCGCACGACAAGCCGGGGAATCTGCGCCAGGCGATCTCGCGCAAGATAAATCGCGGCTATGCGTTCAATCCCGCGAAGATCGACCCGGAGACCGTCGCGACCGAAGCGCCGACCCTGTGGCGGCGGCACGGCACCGACACCTGGGTGCTGATGTACGACGTTTACGGCGCGAAGCCGGTCAACAATATGGGCTTTTCCGAGACGCGCGATTTCGTGCACTTCACCAATCTCGGCCGCTTCAACGAGCCCGGGTCGCCGATGAAGGCGACGAACTTCTCGCAAGCCAAACACGGTGCCGTGGTATCGATCACGCCCGCGGAAATGCGGCGCCTTCAGGCCTGGTTCGAGAAGCGATAGATAGCTTGCGGACCCTGCCGCTATCGGATGGTACGGGGGCGATCCAAGGTTTCCCGGAGCGCACATGTCCCTGAGCTTCTTCCTCGCCATGATGTTGATCCAGCGGGCCACGCCAGGCGTGACCGCGACAGAGAATCTTGCGGGCGACCGGATCGTGCCGCTCGTTTCGCATAGTGGCTCTTCCGGCCAATATTGCACCGCGGATGCACGATGGTGCCTCTCTCTGATCGAGGCGCAGAAGGAGGACGGGCAGGTCCTGCCGGCGGTTCGCCCCGGCAATGCCGCCGCGCCCACGCCGACACCGCCTGCGGAGGAAGCCTATTCGAATGAGACGCATTCGCTTTGGCCGGGCCTGATCCTTCTGAAGAATGGGGGCTTTCTGGCGGGCGTCGAAACGCGGACCAGCACTGCCTATTCCGGAGGGGGAGGCAGTGCCACCGAGTTGCGGCTGTTCCGCGTCTCCGCCGATGGGCAAGCGGCCGCGAAGCCGGTGTTGATTGTGCCCATCGGCGCGTCGCTGTTGATCCGCGCGTGTTTCGGCGAAAACGACATGAAGAAACGCCGCGGCGCCTGCCATGACGAATACAGCTTCTCGGCCAGCCTCGGGCTTGCGCGTGAGGCCGCGGCTGGCCTGCCGATTTTCTCCTACGTCACCACGGCGCACGCCTTTCCGCGCGGCGTTTCGCGGCTCGAGGATTCGACCGCGAAATCCCGGCTGAGGAAATCCGATCTCGTGCAGGAACGCGATCCCGAGTGCAGCTTCTCCCGGAAGTTTCGCTTCGATGTCGCCGCGGGCGCCTATCAACCAGAATCGCAACTGCCGGATTGTTCGGCGTATACCGTGCCGTGAGGTCGTTGCATCCGGGCCCGCAGAGAGCCCGGATGCGACGCGCACTACATGCGGAAGGACACGCTGCCCACGAA
Protein-coding regions in this window:
- a CDS encoding acetyl-CoA C-acetyltransferase — protein: MLSISEPRRVAILGGSRIPFARSNTAYAQASNQDMLTAALQALVDRFGLAGARLGEVAAGAVLKQARDINLTREAVLSTSLSPETPAYDLQQACGTGLEAAILVANKIALGQIDVGIAGGADTTSDPPIAVNEGFRQALLAANRAKTTGARLKALVKVRPGMLFKPELPRNAEPRTGLSMGEHCELMAKRWGISRADQDALAVRSHHNMAAAYDRGDFDNLIVPWRGLARDNNLRSDSSIDKLARLKPVFDREQGTLTAGNSTPLTDGAAVVLLASEEWAQARGLPILAYLRAGEAAAVDFVSGAEGLLMAPAYAVPRMLDKLGIRLQDFDFYELHEAFAAQVLCTLAAWEDPEFARERLGRDTPPGSIDRVKLNVNGSSLAAGHPFAATGGRILANLAQMIDKNGGGRGLISICAAGGQGVVAVVEK
- a CDS encoding AMP-binding protein — translated: MSSVPVPQDDADRLWAERFWTRFYRPGVPATIDAELDSAGTMADLFERDALRYAERVGFVSLGSGRTYGAMLDDAKAFAAWLQSMGVQKGDRVALMMPNCLQYPAALFGTLFAGAVVVNVNPLYTAPELAHQLRDSGAVVLVVMDMFAATFASVREQTAVRQVVVASMGDMLGTLKGPAIGLMLRFAGQKPAPWPKGGMHRWKQVMRRARRLTFCRPEVAQGDLAFLQYTGGTSGVAKGAMLTHRNVVANVLQGRAWVLSQIHDDEVLTNVTLLPLYHIFSLTANLLMFMGWADATS
- a CDS encoding AMP-binding protein — encoded protein: MSWILKKERFTGMAGVNTLFASLLDDPDFRTRDFSALRLTIAGGMATHAEVAARWEAVTGKPLVEGYGLTECAPVVCIRPVDFSASGVMGYTGTVGLPVPSTQVRMRRADGSWAGLDEPGELCVRGPQVMQGYWGHPEESAVALSDDGWFATGDVGVMGEDGEVRLIDRIKDMILVSGFNVYPAEVEAVIATHPDVAEVAVIGIPDPVKGERIKAVVYPRGAGLSSEAVRAHCRAQLTGYKVPSIVELRDTPLPKSNVGKILRRELR
- a CDS encoding FAD-binding dehydrogenase, which produces MAPRETDVIVVGAGLAGLVAASEAVARGASVVVVEQEPEQSLGGQAFWSLGGLFLVDSPEQRRLGIRDSHDLAWQDWLGTAGFDRPEDKWPLRWAEAYVRFAAVEKRAWLRGLGISFVPVVGWAERGDGRAEGHGNSVPRFHIAWGAGPGVVKPFAELARAAERDGKLRFLWRHRVDALETEGGRVTGISGTRLAADDVQRGAASSRDAVGDFRLSARSVIVASGGIGGDLDLVRRNWPARMGTPPAFMVRGVPAHVDGRMIGIAQAAGAQLIHPDRMWHYVEGLRNWRPIWKDHGIRILPGPSSMWFDSRGDRLPPPFLPGYDTLGTLRYLLEGGNPYSWFVLNQSIIRKEFALSGSEQNPDLTSRSLRRTLRRVTSRSRAPEPVEAFKTHGEDFVVANDIATLVAGMNRVGEGTSLDPRKIEDSIVMRDRELGNRFSKDFQLMGIRNARFGLAERLMRTAPPRPILDPANGPLIAVRLNILTRKTLGGLETDLDARVLGADGEPIAGLFAVGEAAGFGGGGMHGYRSLEGTFLGGCLFSGRAAGRAMVQS
- a CDS encoding MarR family winged helix-turn-helix transcriptional regulator — its product is MYMHHDSVKSPCVCTALRKAARAVSRVYDEALADCGMSTAQFAILRHVGRGEPLALSRLAEQLAMDRTSLYRALAPLEAKGWVGIAPGPGKSRLASLTAAGRAAMEGAEDSWQRVQTQITGTMGEAQRAALESALRTITSLARQESH
- a CDS encoding MFS transporter, translating into MTAILARMPLRARGYASIVAAVTFIALLVSAGLRSAPGVMMLPLEMHFGWDRATISAAAAIGILLYGLVGPFAAALMLSIGIKRTMLAGLVLMSVSTFASLWMSEPWQYVLSWGVFSGVGSGAVASVLGAAVVNRWFATRQGLVMGMLTASTATGALVFLPLLAWLAEGGAWRPVALAVAIASACVIPLVLWFVPERPQDLGVRRFGETGEVAPPPLKQAATPALAFTALFRASRSPMFWLLFGTFFVCGLTTNGLIGTHLIAFCGDHGIAPVQAAGLLSLMGLFDLIGTTASGWLTDRYDPRKLLFVYYGLRGLSLLALPFLDFSASSLLVFAMFYGLDWIATVPPTVKLANVNFGERDAPIVFGWIMVGHQLGAATAAFGAGAIRAWAGTYTPAFLIAGAFGLVAAVAILAARIRTPQSALV
- a CDS encoding TonB-dependent receptor, whose product is MAGFRIARAALVCGASPLAVLLAAGTALAQTAQPEPPAEAPATEEPAQENEIVVTGFRASLGSALNAKRAETSAIDVIKAEDIADFPDNNLAESLQRVPGVSINRVGGEGRAITVRGLSGSFTRVRINGMEAQAISGATTSDRGTNTGRGFDFNVFASELFNNLVVRKTADAETIEGSLGATVDLNVARPFDYKDFTLALGAQAGYNTLAKNIDPKFSGLISNTWETGIGRIGILASAAYSRRDYYEDQFGSGGWNPATVDGGFCSPVGTAPVSPALNPGQGTTATDCATGVPRPGPTDTNYALVNRSTVFLPRLPRYGRFHHDQKRLGVTGSVQWEPAPGIEIGGDLLYSDYKVFREENWLEGFSFARAIASPNFGKPQTAIREAILREAGTSHTQGANFGQTVYDIDYGVFDGVDVRSDTQYDRFRSRFTQYSLYGKFDVTDRLKLNFLAGKASTNYDQTQQTTFLFGRNNTRQTIDFREDRNQPTIGFGFDVTDPNQYTLAPGSAEIRAAPSFIDNVNKMIEGNFAWKATEGFALKGGVHVDRFDFSILPYQRANNFLVPTVSPSDLAGMTHLVEGFGEGMREGVFPSSWVAINYQDFAKRYGLDNYTGDFALIQNLGGTRRVREDVVSAFGQVDFDLSAAGAPIRGNVGMRYARTSLDSTGYAASISQFVTVHHAYEDWLPSLNLVADLTPRLLIRGAVAKVMTRPELGFLSPGANVVISGTPSVNSGNPLLEPIRATTYDAAIEWYFAPNSLLSAAYFRKDIQSYIQNQALQMTFNQTGLPASLLGTNSGLDPNVSVFTVNQARNTPGGPLEGFEINYQHAFTFLPGFLRNFGVLANYTHVKSTITYFLAASSSNTTERDLLGLSRDAFNGTLYYEDSKLSARISGSYRGPYIIALPANNPLQDLEGVDKSLIFDLSVSYQLTDKIKLSFEGLNLFDRRYRQYIDSDRDSTFVYSHTGAQFYLGAQFRF
- a CDS encoding glycoside hydrolase family 43 protein, translating into MMKCLLAASASALVLLLSGAPATAQSAPAAKQLEIVQRIVAQPGRPPAEKERSAYLLAYFKDETHSLHFAVSADGYSFTDVNSGEPVLRGRDIAEQKGVRDPHIARGPDGAFYLAMTDLHIFAKREGLRSTEWQRDGDIHGWGNNRALIFMKSWDLVHWTHSSVRVDRLFPSTAQIGSAWAPQTIYDPEKRKMMVSYSTRNGKETDHMVYSYADAGFTTLTAPPRDLFRYPIPGKATIDGDITKVGDKYHLFYVAHDKPGNLRQAISRKINRGYAFNPAKIDPETVATEAPTLWRRHGTDTWVLMYDVYGAKPVNNMGFSETRDFVHFTNLGRFNEPGSPMKATNFSQAKHGAVVSITPAEMRRLQAWFEKR